The following DNA comes from Alphaproteobacteria bacterium HT1-32.
GGGGTGGCAGGCACCACCGGGGCGGTTTCCTCTGCCGAGGTCTCGAATTCCGGATCATCGTCAGACGACGGACGGAGGAGACTTTGCGGGCCGGAAGCCTTCAGCGGGTCACGGGGATCAATCATTCTGCAACTCCTGTCTTCAGTTTCAAACGAAGACCGGAAACTGGCCGATAACCGGCATGGGAAATAGCCGACAGGATTAATTTTTCTGCGGGGTTTTCCGACAGAACTGCAATGAACGGGAAACGCCCTGCGTCATCGCCGTCCGGGTTTTCGCCAGCCCTCAGGCGCGGCCTGCGACCATGCCGCATCAAAACCGCGTCGTGAAAGCTGCGGAAACCGGGTTTGCGCAACCGCATATAGCGCATCCTTGCTGTCCGGGCTTTCCCCGTTCGCTGCCAGTGCTTCAATCCAGTCACGGCAGGCCGCGCGCGGGCTCTGACCGGTCAAGCTTCGGCCGCTGTTCCAGGATCTGTGGCCAAGCCCTGCAATCAGGACACGCAACGGGTCTTCAGCGATCAGTATCTGGTCAGCAATGGGCCGGATCTGTTGGGATGATATCCGCCAGGGGTTATCGCCAAATCCGCCCACCCATTGCAGGGGCGGCAGTTCAACAGGCAAATCAGACTCCCCGCTGTTCCGAAGTGCCGGAATTTCTCCACGGGATAACGCGTCACGTAATTTCCGCCAGGCCGACAACCATTGCACCACGTCCGGTGGCGGATCACCCTGGGGTTCGGCAAGCCACGCTGTGGCTTCCAGACCACTGGTCCAGCCAATCCCTTTATCGAGCGTCTCCGCAATATGCCCGACAGCCACAGTCAGACTGACCCAGCCCGGCGGTGTATAACGGGCAGTCAAACTAATGATCCCCGGTGCCGTCCGGCGGCAGCATTTCCATGGCACGTGCAACTGCCTGCTCGAAGTCCTCCAGCAGGGCCTCGTTTCCCCCGGACACCGCATCCAGATAGGCACTGACATCCTTGCGGATAATGCCCATCGTATTTCCCGGATCATAGCCTTCCCGGGCAAACTTGATCCGGTCGTAATTATCACCAAACCAGCTGGAACCGGAACTGGAGGACATGACTTCCCGCAGCTTGTCCGGGTCAAGACCAAATTCCGGCGCCAGCAGACCAACCCGCCGGACCGCCGCAACTGATGCCGCGCAGACAAAGTTGTTCAGCACCTTGCAGGACATGCCCGCCGCAACCGGGCCGAGATGATGGAAAGTCTCTCCCATCGTCTGCAATAAAGGCATCAGTGCGGAGATATCTGCCTCTGCCCCGCCCAGCATGAAAGTCAGGGAACCGGCCTCCGCCGAATAGGGACCGCCGGACATCGGTGCATCTACCAGCCTCATCTTTCCAGACAGCCGCTCCTGCAATCCGGAAACAAAACGCGGCGATACCGTAGAGCAGATAACCAGCAACTCCGGCGCTTGCGGATGGCTGGCCATCGCCTGCTCACCAAATAACAGCGCCTCGGTCTGACGGATATCGCGGACGACAGAAAACAAGATATCGACCGTCCCGGCGAATTCCGAAGGGTCTGTAACAAACCGCTCACCCAGTAAGGGAAAGTCGGATGCGGGTCTGACATCATGGCCCAGAATCCGGAAGCCCGCCTCTGCCATACGCCGAGCCATCGGGTAGCCCATGTCGCCCAGACCGGCGACCCCAATCGTTTTCTCTGTCAGTTTCCGAGTCGCCATTTTTGCCGTCCAGATAGTGTGATCACAGTGTCCTTCACAACGAAGACTCAAAAAATAACTTGTCCGTGAATGACTTACAGAACCAGAAAATAATTAGTGATCTTTTAAGAAGCTATGCCTAACGTCTAGGCGGGGTCGGGTAATTGTGGAGGGTATATTTGTGAGCAATCCAGTTCAGATTGGCGACTTCTATCAGCGCAACGACGCAACCCATTTCGTCTGGCAGGTGGTGGAGCTTTTCACCCCGCGGAAAGAGCAACCGCATGCCCGGGTCAGCCTGATGAGCGATCCGTCAGACCGCAGACTGATTTCGGTTTCCGCATTGCGTGACAACCGGCTGTTCAAGCAGGTTGAACGGAGTGGCCGGGAAGCCGCCTGACCATCATTCCGGCAGGCGACGGCCTTTCAGTTTACGGTATAGCCTGCCATCGACCGATATCAGTCCGGCAAAGATCAGCAACATTCCGGCGAAGGCAGATGCTTCCGGCGCTTCATCCAGAAATGCGATGCCCAGCGCCATGGCGCTGATCGGGATCAGCAAGGTCACCAGCATAAGGTTGGTTGAACCGACGCTGCTGAGCAGCCGGAAATAGATCAGATATGCCAGCGCCGTCGAGACACTCGCCAGACCGACCACCGAAGCGATAACGGACGGCGAGGCATCCACCTCCAGCGGCTGCTCGAACAGCAATGCTGCCGGAACCATGATGACGGACGCCATCAGCAACATCCCTGCTGCGGCAACCATTGGCGTCAGTCCTTTCAGCCGACGGCCCCAGATGCTGGCAAAAGCATAGGACAGGGCACCACCAAGAACAGCCAGCTGCCCTGCATTCGCCATATCAAACCCGGCCAGTGCCGAGGGGCCGATCATCACAACTACACCGGCAATCCCCAGTAACACCCCGGCCAGTTTATTCGCCGTCATACGTTCATCAGTTGTCAGCAGATGCGCCACGAAAACAGTGAACAGAGGTGTCGTGGCATTGAATATCGAGGCAATGCTGCTGGTGACATGCACCTGCCCCCAGACGATGAGGCTGAAAGGAATGACATTGTTCAGCAGTCCCATACCTGCCAGCACAGCCCAGATGCCCCAGCCTGACGGTAAAGCCTTGCCTGTTGCCCGGAGAATGATCAGCAGAATGATCGCAGCCAGCGATACCCGAAGCGCCACAACCGTCAGCGGG
Coding sequences within:
- a CDS encoding NAD-binding protein; translated protein: MATRKLTEKTIGVAGLGDMGYPMARRMAEAGFRILGHDVRPASDFPLLGERFVTDPSEFAGTVDILFSVVRDIRQTEALLFGEQAMASHPQAPELLVICSTVSPRFVSGLQERLSGKMRLVDAPMSGGPYSAEAGSLTFMLGGAEADISALMPLLQTMGETFHHLGPVAAGMSCKVLNNFVCAASVAAVRRVGLLAPEFGLDPDKLREVMSSSSGSSWFGDNYDRIKFAREGYDPGNTMGIIRKDVSAYLDAVSGGNEALLEDFEQAVARAMEMLPPDGTGDH
- a CDS encoding EamA family transporter, whose product is MTIRDWTLIAFLSLIWGGSFFFAEVALLAYGPLTVVALRVSLAAIILLIILRATGKALPSGWGIWAVLAGMGLLNNVIPFSLIVWGQVHVTSSIASIFNATTPLFTVFVAHLLTTDERMTANKLAGVLLGIAGVVVMIGPSALAGFDMANAGQLAVLGGALSYAFASIWGRRLKGLTPMVAAAGMLLMASVIMVPAALLFEQPLEVDASPSVIASVVGLASVSTALAYLIYFRLLSSVGSTNLMLVTLLIPISAMALGIAFLDEAPEASAFAGMLLIFAGLISVDGRLYRKLKGRRLPE